One part of the Lotus japonicus ecotype B-129 chromosome 2, LjGifu_v1.2 genome encodes these proteins:
- the LOC130738840 gene encoding chlorophyllase-1, with amino-acid sequence MAQQSVQTVLATTDVFQTGDIKWKHFNVDTSNTCPKPLLVFTPTVPGTYPVILFCHGFCVLNSFYSSLLAHITSHGFIVVAPQLFCMGLPMLGLCEVKFAGKVADWITEGLQAQLTKHVNENIEAKLESLILAGHSRGGKTAFAVALGYAKTNLKFSALIGIDPVAGLSKCKICRTLPHILTGVPQSFNLNMPVVVIGTGLGPEKASCCSPPCAPDGVNHVEFFTECKPPCAHFITTEYGHMDMLDDDTPGIIGGTVKCICKNGTGPKDLMRRTVGGLVVAFLRAYLSAQWKDLNAILADPSIAPAKLDDPVVYLAA; translated from the exons ATGGCGCAGCAGAGTGTTCAAACAGTATTGGCTACCACAGATGTTTTCCAAACTGGAGATATCAAATGGAAGCATTTCAATGTTGACACATCAAACACTTGCCCAAAACCATTGCTAGTGTTTACCCCCACAGTGCCAGGGACATACCCTGTTATATTGTTCTGCCATGGCTTCTGCGTTCTCAATAGCTTCTACTCCAGCCTCCTAGCCCATATTACTTCACATGGGTTCATTGTTGTTGCTCCTCAGTTG TTTTGCATGGGCCTCCCTATGCTTGGACTCTGTGAAGTCAAATTCGCAGGAAAAGTTGCAGATTGGATAACAGAGGGACTTCAAGCACAGCTTACAAAACACGTTAATGAAAACATTGAAGCCAAATTGGAGTCATTGATTCTAGCAGGTCACAGCAGAGGTGGAAAAACTGCATTTGCAGTAGCACTTGGTTATGCCAAGACTAACCTCAAATTCTCAGCACTTATAGGCATAGACCCAGTGGCTGGCCTAAGCAAGTGCAAAATCTGCAGGACACTTCCACACATTCTAACAGGTGTACCACAATCCTTCAATTTAAACATGCCGGTCGTGGTAATCGGCACCGGGCTAGGCCCAGAGAAGGCTAGTTGTTGTTCTCCTCCGTGTGCCCCTGACGGCGTGAACCATGTGGAGTTCTTCACTGAGTGCAAGCCTCCTTGTGCACATTTTATCACAACGGAGTATGGTCACATGGACATGTTGGATGATGATACACCAGGGATTATTGGGGGCACAGTGAAGTGCATCTGTAAGAATGGAACTGGTCCTAAGGATTTGATGAGAAGGACAGTGGGAGGGTTGGTTGTTGCTTTCTTAAGGGCTTATTTGAGTGCTCAGTGGAAGGATCTGAATGCCATTTTAGCGGATCCTAGTATTGCTCCTGCCAAGCTTGATGACCCTGTTGTGTATTTAGCTGCGTGA